The Mesobacillus jeotgali genome window below encodes:
- a CDS encoding uroporphyrinogen-III synthase, translated as MIPAHSLQNKTVMIPRGKAHAKSFSELVVSNGGVPVEIPLIAFQPVKASEKLLKTLTDLHTYDWIIFTSNVTVETFYSFLKKGEVTLPKIAVIGEKTKEILVDMGEKVDFVPGEYVAEGFIDEFLPHVNHGERVLIPKGNLARDYISSALKEKGAIVDEIIIYETFLPEESRGKLVKMLTEETLDILTFTSPSTIDHFMEIVEEHNLGGKLEHCIVACIGPVSKRKAEQRGLKVHAMPEKYTVEEMLKSIANFMNIGG; from the coding sequence ATGATTCCAGCGCATTCGCTGCAAAATAAAACGGTCATGATTCCAAGGGGAAAGGCTCACGCGAAGTCTTTCTCTGAATTGGTTGTCAGTAATGGAGGGGTTCCAGTGGAAATCCCTCTTATTGCCTTTCAGCCGGTCAAAGCATCTGAAAAACTACTTAAAACACTTACTGATTTACATACGTACGATTGGATCATTTTTACGAGTAATGTGACAGTGGAAACCTTTTATTCCTTTTTAAAAAAGGGAGAGGTCACTTTGCCCAAAATTGCCGTGATTGGCGAAAAGACAAAAGAAATCCTCGTGGACATGGGTGAAAAGGTCGACTTTGTACCAGGAGAATATGTTGCCGAAGGATTTATTGATGAGTTTTTACCACATGTTAATCATGGTGAGAGGGTCTTGATCCCAAAAGGGAACTTGGCCAGGGATTATATCTCGTCCGCTCTAAAGGAAAAAGGCGCGATTGTTGATGAGATCATCATCTACGAAACATTCCTTCCTGAAGAAAGCAGAGGAAAGCTCGTTAAGATGCTAACTGAGGAAACTCTTGATATACTTACATTTACAAGCCCATCTACGATTGATCATTTTATGGAAATCGTAGAGGAACATAATTTAGGGGGCAAGCTGGAGCATTGCATTGTTGCCTGCATCGGTCCTGTATCAAAAAGGAAGGCAGAGCAACGGGGATTGAAGGTCCATGCCATGCCGGAAAAATATACCGTTGAAGAGATGCTGAAAAGCATTGCCAATTTTATGAATATTGGAGGGTAA
- the ysxE gene encoding spore coat protein YsxE, which produces MDDRNFLKEESAVLKQYPINPYFAEDFGKVKKVYTNTGTYALKKIHPHESTDFIRHIQHLYQKGYNRIVPVYPANDGRYAVLHNKSLYYLMPWMPNETREDQSQRHQQLFRELARMHTLSVKELEISAEVKQEHYEKTLKEWEKEEEFINGFLESCEDRVYMSPFELTFCLYYIQISQAIQFAKQKLESWNEKTKEQKKTRTVTLHGKVSPEHFLFDERGYGYFINFEKARQGSPIQDLLPFLARSLKTQPKYGDEIIDWIYVYLKYFPFREDEMQLFMSYLAFPSGIIRVAEMYHQRKSEVDERKFVQKLQRQYWLLSNTGYVVTKIDEMEKQKEQAKQEGAQS; this is translated from the coding sequence ATGGATGATCGCAATTTTTTAAAAGAAGAATCGGCAGTGTTGAAACAATACCCTATTAATCCGTATTTTGCAGAGGATTTTGGTAAAGTGAAGAAGGTCTATACGAATACAGGCACTTACGCTTTAAAGAAAATCCACCCTCATGAGTCGACGGATTTCATTAGGCATATCCAGCACCTTTATCAAAAAGGCTATAACAGGATTGTTCCAGTCTACCCGGCAAATGACGGACGTTATGCCGTTTTGCATAATAAGTCACTGTATTATTTAATGCCGTGGATGCCCAATGAAACAAGGGAGGACCAGTCACAAAGGCACCAGCAGCTGTTCAGGGAATTGGCCAGAATGCATACTTTGTCAGTCAAGGAACTGGAAATCAGTGCGGAAGTGAAGCAGGAGCATTATGAAAAGACGCTAAAAGAATGGGAAAAGGAAGAAGAATTCATCAACGGGTTTCTTGAAAGCTGTGAGGACAGGGTATATATGTCACCATTTGAACTGACATTTTGCCTGTATTATATCCAGATCAGCCAGGCTATACAGTTCGCCAAGCAAAAACTTGAGTCATGGAATGAAAAGACGAAGGAGCAAAAGAAAACGAGGACGGTAACTCTTCACGGCAAGGTCTCTCCTGAACACTTCCTGTTTGATGAAAGAGGATACGGTTATTTCATCAATTTCGAGAAGGCCCGGCAAGGCTCGCCAATCCAGGATTTGCTACCCTTCCTGGCAAGGTCGCTGAAGACTCAGCCAAAGTATGGAGATGAAATCATAGACTGGATCTATGTCTATTTAAAATACTTTCCTTTTCGAGAGGATGAAATGCAGCTGTTCATGAGTTATCTTGCTTTCCCATCAGGCATTATCCGTGTGGCGGAAATGTACCATCAGCGCAAGTCTGAAGTGGATGAAAGAAAGTTTGTCCAAAAACTGCAGCGGCAGTATTGGCTCTTAAGCAATACAGGTTACGTGGTGACCAAGATCGACGAAATGGAAAAACAAAAAGAGCAGGCAAAACAAGAAGGAGCCCAGAGCTAA
- the hemC gene encoding hydroxymethylbilane synthase yields MRKIIVGSRRSKLALTQTNWVIEQLKKLGAPFEFEVKEIVTKGDKILDVTLSKVGGKGLFVKEIEQAMLDKEIDMAVHSMKDMPAVLPEGLVIGAIPEREDHRDVLISNGQVAFKDLKPGSVIGTSSLRRSAQLLAQRPDLEMKWIRGNIDTRIAKLETEDYDGIILAAAGLKRMGWASDTVTEFIDEDICVPAVGQGALSIECRGDDKELLQLLEKFTSPETSATVRAERAFLHKMEGGCQVPIAGYAHLNDNEEIVLTALVGSPDGKTIFKEIVTGKNPEELGELAADKLISQGAKDLIDRVKQELDSE; encoded by the coding sequence ATGAGAAAAATTATCGTTGGCTCCAGACGGAGTAAGCTAGCATTGACACAAACAAACTGGGTAATAGAGCAGCTGAAAAAACTAGGAGCTCCTTTTGAGTTTGAAGTGAAAGAAATCGTTACAAAAGGAGACAAAATTCTTGATGTCACTTTATCAAAGGTTGGCGGGAAAGGTCTTTTCGTAAAAGAAATCGAACAGGCAATGCTGGACAAAGAAATTGATATGGCTGTCCACAGCATGAAAGACATGCCTGCAGTTCTGCCGGAAGGACTTGTCATCGGCGCGATTCCTGAGCGGGAAGATCACCGTGATGTCCTGATTTCCAATGGCCAGGTTGCTTTTAAAGATCTGAAACCAGGCTCAGTCATTGGAACAAGCAGCCTGCGCAGAAGCGCCCAGCTGCTGGCTCAGCGCCCGGATCTTGAAATGAAGTGGATCCGCGGAAATATCGATACAAGGATCGCTAAGCTTGAAACAGAGGACTATGATGGTATTATCCTTGCTGCTGCTGGCTTGAAGCGCATGGGATGGGCCAGTGATACAGTAACCGAGTTCATCGATGAGGATATTTGTGTACCGGCTGTTGGCCAGGGCGCGCTTTCAATCGAGTGCCGCGGTGATGACAAGGAGCTGCTACAGCTTCTTGAAAAATTCACATCACCTGAAACAAGTGCGACAGTAAGGGCTGAAAGAGCATTCCTTCATAAGATGGAGGGCGGCTGCCAGGTACCGATTGCCGGATATGCACATCTTAACGATAACGAAGAAATCGTCCTGACTGCACTAGTCGGTTCTCCGGATGGAAAAACGATCTTCAAGGAGATTGTAACTGGAAAGAATCCAGAAGAACTTGGGGAGCTTGCAGCTGACAAACTAATCAGCCAGGGAGCGAAGGACCTGATCGACAGGGTCAAACAGGAGCTTGATAGTGAATGA
- the hemB gene encoding porphobilinogen synthase codes for MKHLEFSRHRRLRQTANMRALVRENYLRTEDLIYPLFVVEGENVKKEVSSMPGVYQLSLDNLKEEMTEVDSLGIKSVLLFGVPDEKDEVGCQAYHDHGVLQEAIRVIKKDFPDIVVIADTCLCEYTSHGHCGVIEDGKILNDPSLELLGKTAVSQAKAGADIIAPSNMMDGFVTAIRFALDEAGFHDVPIMSYAVKYSSAFYGPFREAAESTPQFGDRKSYQMDPANRIEAMREAESDVMEGADFLIVKPGMPYLDIVRDVKNNFNLPVVIYNVSGEYSMVKAAAQNGWVDEKSIVMEMLTGMKRAGSDLIITYHAKDAARWLKEQ; via the coding sequence ATGAAACACCTTGAATTCAGCCGTCACCGCCGTCTTCGCCAAACAGCGAATATGCGCGCACTTGTACGTGAAAACTATCTTCGCACTGAAGACTTGATCTACCCGCTTTTTGTCGTTGAAGGAGAAAATGTGAAAAAAGAAGTTTCTTCCATGCCGGGAGTCTATCAATTATCCCTTGATAACTTAAAAGAAGAAATGACTGAAGTTGATTCTTTAGGCATTAAATCCGTTCTTCTTTTCGGCGTTCCTGACGAAAAAGATGAAGTAGGCTGTCAGGCTTATCATGACCACGGAGTTTTGCAGGAAGCAATCCGAGTCATCAAAAAAGATTTTCCTGATATCGTCGTCATTGCTGACACATGCCTTTGTGAATACACAAGCCATGGCCACTGCGGCGTCATCGAGGATGGCAAGATCCTGAACGATCCATCCCTTGAGTTGCTTGGAAAGACGGCTGTCAGCCAGGCAAAAGCCGGAGCCGATATCATCGCGCCATCCAATATGATGGACGGGTTCGTTACAGCGATTCGTTTTGCTTTGGATGAAGCAGGATTCCACGATGTGCCAATCATGTCATACGCAGTAAAATATTCTTCTGCCTTTTACGGTCCATTCCGTGAAGCGGCCGAGAGCACACCGCAGTTCGGTGACCGCAAATCCTACCAGATGGATCCGGCAAACCGTATCGAAGCGATGCGCGAAGCTGAATCAGATGTCATGGAAGGAGCAGATTTCCTGATCGTCAAACCGGGTATGCCTTATCTGGATATCGTCCGTGACGTGAAAAATAACTTCAACCTGCCTGTTGTCATCTATAATGTCAGCGGAGAGTATTCAATGGTTAAAGCTGCAGCACAAAACGGCTGGGTTGACGAGAAGAGCATCGTGATGGAAATGTTGACAGGCATGAAGCGTGCCGGGTCAGACCTGATCATCACTTATCATGCAAAGGATGCAGCTCGCTGGCTTAAGGAACAATAA
- a CDS encoding cytochrome c biogenesis protein CcsA produces MGDLYITRLHEITIVIYAASVLLYFIDFLNSNRRANKIAFWLLAFVWGFQTIFLLFYMVDKGRFPVLTLFEGLYFYAWVLVTLSLAINKLLKVDFIVFFTNILGFIIMAIHTFAPVQYDSNVMSEQLVSELLLIHITMAILSYGAFSISVVFSLLYLIQYDLLKRKKWGKLLWRITDLTKLDYWSYILNVIGVPMLILSLILGLQWAWIKVPDLAWYDAKLIGSFIVLAVYSIYLYLRVGKEMYGKSLALWNVASFLIVLINFFLFGKLSSFHFWYQ; encoded by the coding sequence ATGGGTGATCTTTATATTACGCGTCTCCATGAAATAACCATTGTGATTTATGCGGCCAGCGTGCTCTTATACTTTATCGATTTTCTTAACAGTAACCGGAGGGCGAACAAAATTGCTTTCTGGTTACTTGCATTTGTTTGGGGATTCCAGACGATTTTCCTGTTATTTTACATGGTCGATAAAGGCCGGTTCCCAGTGCTGACCCTCTTTGAAGGGCTTTACTTTTATGCATGGGTGCTGGTTACACTGTCGCTGGCAATCAATAAACTCTTAAAAGTAGATTTTATCGTCTTTTTTACAAATATCCTTGGATTCATCATCATGGCGATCCACACATTCGCGCCCGTGCAATATGATTCCAATGTGATGTCCGAACAGCTTGTGTCGGAACTGCTGCTCATCCACATCACAATGGCAATCCTGTCATATGGAGCATTTTCGATTTCGGTTGTCTTTTCACTGCTATATCTCATTCAATATGACCTTTTAAAGAGGAAAAAGTGGGGTAAGCTGTTATGGAGGATCACGGATTTAACAAAACTTGATTATTGGTCATACATATTGAATGTCATCGGAGTGCCGATGCTGATCCTGAGCCTGATCCTGGGGCTTCAGTGGGCGTGGATCAAGGTGCCTGACCTTGCCTGGTATGATGCCAAGCTGATAGGGTCATTCATCGTACTCGCTGTCTATAGCATCTACCTTTATCTAAGGGTTGGCAAAGAGATGTATGGAAAATCGCTTGCCCTGTGGAATGTCGCATCGTTCCTGATTGTCTTGATCAACTTTTTCCTTTTCGGAAAACTATCATCATTCCATTTTTGGTACCAATAA
- the hemL gene encoding glutamate-1-semialdehyde 2,1-aminomutase, protein MRSYDKSIEAFKEATELLPGGVNSPVRAFKSVDMDPIFMEKGKGSKIYDIDGNEYIDYVLSWGPLILGHTNEKVVEGIKKVAELGTSFGAPTLVENELAQLVIDRVPSIEMVRMVSSGTEATMSALRLARGYTGRNKILKFEGCYHGHGDSLLIKAGSGVATLGLPDSPGVPEGVAQNTITVPYNDLESVRYAFEQFGDDIAGVIVEPVAGNMGVVPPVEGFLEGLREITAQNGTVLIFDEVMTGFRVGYNCAQGYYNVTPDLTCLGKVIGGGLPVGAYGGKREIMEQIAPSGPIYQAGTLSGNPLAMTAGLETLKQLTPESYKEFERKADILENGLKAAAEKYGVPHTVNRAGSMIGIFFTNENVINYDVARQSDLEFFAAYYREMANEGVFLPPSQFEGLFLSTAHTDEDLEKTIQAAEKAFAKLQNK, encoded by the coding sequence ATGCGCTCATATGATAAATCGATTGAAGCTTTCAAGGAAGCGACGGAACTTTTGCCAGGGGGAGTTAACAGTCCCGTTCGCGCATTCAAGTCTGTCGATATGGATCCTATTTTCATGGAAAAAGGAAAGGGTTCAAAAATCTATGACATTGATGGCAATGAATATATTGACTATGTATTGTCATGGGGACCACTGATCCTTGGGCACACGAACGAAAAGGTTGTTGAAGGAATCAAGAAAGTGGCAGAGCTTGGGACAAGCTTCGGAGCACCGACACTTGTCGAGAATGAGCTTGCACAATTAGTCATTGACCGAGTGCCATCAATCGAAATGGTGAGGATGGTATCTTCGGGAACTGAGGCAACGATGAGTGCATTGCGCCTGGCGCGCGGGTATACAGGCCGCAATAAGATTCTGAAATTTGAAGGCTGCTACCATGGACATGGGGACTCATTGCTGATTAAAGCTGGCTCAGGCGTCGCTACACTAGGATTGCCAGACAGCCCGGGTGTTCCTGAGGGCGTTGCCCAAAACACGATTACAGTACCTTACAATGATCTTGAAAGCGTCCGTTACGCATTCGAACAATTTGGTGATGATATCGCTGGTGTGATCGTGGAACCAGTTGCAGGTAATATGGGAGTCGTTCCTCCTGTTGAAGGCTTCCTTGAAGGCTTGCGTGAAATCACGGCTCAGAATGGCACAGTACTTATTTTTGATGAGGTCATGACAGGCTTCCGTGTAGGCTATAATTGTGCACAAGGTTATTACAATGTAACTCCGGACCTAACTTGCCTTGGAAAAGTAATCGGCGGAGGACTTCCGGTTGGCGCATATGGCGGCAAGAGAGAAATCATGGAGCAGATTGCTCCAAGCGGTCCGATTTACCAGGCAGGCACACTATCAGGCAATCCGCTGGCAATGACTGCCGGCCTCGAGACATTAAAGCAGCTCACTCCTGAATCATACAAAGAGTTCGAGCGCAAAGCTGACATTCTTGAAAATGGCCTGAAGGCTGCGGCTGAAAAGTACGGAGTGCCGCATACAGTCAACCGAGCAGGCTCGATGATCGGCATCTTCTTCACAAACGAAAATGTCATCAACTATGATGTGGCCAGACAATCAGACCTGGAATTCTTTGCAGCCTACTACCGTGAAATGGCAAACGAAGGAGTATTCCTTCCGCCATCACAGTTCGAAGGATTATTCCTGTCCACAGCTCACACAGACGAAGACCTGGAAAAAACAATCCAAGCAGCCGAAAAAGCATTTGCAAAGCTGCAGAATAAATAA
- a CDS encoding valine--tRNA ligase, producing the protein MEENLSMPTKYDPSSIEQGRYEWWINGKFFEAKDDETKKPYTIVIPPPNVTGKLHLGHAWDTALQDILTRMKRMQGYDVLWLPGMDHAGIATQAKVDEKLRSQGINRYELGREKFLEEAWKWKEEYAQHIRTQWSKLGLGLDYSRERFTLDEGLSKAVKEVFVSLYRKGLIYRGEYIINWDPAAKTALSDIEVIHKDVQGAFYHMRYPLADGSGHIEIATTRPETMLGDTAVAVHPEDDRYKHMIGKSVILPIVGREIPIVGDDYVDMEFGSGAVKITPAHDPNDFEIGNRHNLERVLVMNEDGSMNAKAGKYQGMDRFECRKQIVKDLQDAGVLFKIEEHMHSVGHSERSGAVVEPYLSTQWFVKMQPLADEAVALQSKEEKVNFVPERFENTYMRWMENIRDWCISRQLWWGHRIPAWYHKETGEVYVDHEPPADPENWEQDNDVLDTWFSSALWPFSTMGWPNEEAADYKRYYPTAALVTGYDIIFFWVSRMIFQGLEFTDQRPFKDVLIHGLVRAEDGRKMSKSLGNGVDPMDVIDQYGADSLRYFLTTGSSPGQDLRYSTEKVEATWNFANKIWNASRFALMNMNGLKYEEIDLSGEKSVADKWILTRLNETIETVTRLSDRYEFGEVGRALYNFIWDDFCDWYIEMAKLPLYGEDVAAKKTTRSILAYVLDNTMRLLHPFMPFITEEIWQNLPHQGESITVASWPKVDTNLTDKEAADDMKLLVEVIRAVRNIRSEVNTPLSKKVDMFLKAKDEKTLSMLESNRGYIVRFCNPENLEIGLEVNAPEKAMTAVATGLEIIMPLEGLINIDEEIARLQKEKEKLDKEVERVQKKLANEGFVKKAPEKVIDEERAKEKDYLEKRAAVEARINELRN; encoded by the coding sequence ATGGAAGAGAATTTGTCTATGCCGACTAAATACGATCCGTCTTCAATTGAACAAGGACGTTATGAATGGTGGATCAATGGTAAGTTTTTCGAAGCGAAGGACGATGAAACGAAAAAGCCTTACACAATCGTAATCCCGCCGCCAAACGTAACTGGAAAGCTGCATCTTGGCCATGCGTGGGACACAGCGCTTCAGGATATCCTGACACGAATGAAGAGAATGCAGGGCTATGACGTACTATGGCTTCCTGGAATGGACCATGCGGGCATCGCAACACAGGCAAAGGTTGATGAAAAACTGCGCAGCCAGGGCATCAATCGATACGAACTGGGCCGTGAAAAATTCCTTGAGGAAGCTTGGAAGTGGAAAGAGGAATACGCACAGCATATCCGTACGCAATGGTCAAAACTCGGATTGGGACTGGATTACAGCCGCGAGCGCTTTACATTGGATGAAGGATTATCAAAGGCTGTAAAAGAAGTTTTCGTTTCTTTATACCGCAAAGGCTTGATCTATCGCGGCGAATACATCATCAACTGGGATCCGGCAGCGAAAACCGCTCTATCTGATATCGAGGTAATCCACAAAGATGTCCAGGGTGCTTTCTACCATATGAGATATCCTCTGGCAGACGGCAGCGGACATATCGAGATCGCAACGACAAGACCGGAAACGATGCTCGGAGATACTGCTGTTGCTGTTCATCCGGAAGATGACCGCTACAAGCATATGATTGGCAAGAGTGTCATCCTGCCGATCGTTGGCCGCGAAATTCCGATTGTGGGTGACGATTATGTCGATATGGAATTTGGTTCAGGCGCAGTTAAAATCACTCCTGCACATGACCCTAATGACTTTGAAATCGGCAACCGTCACAACCTTGAAAGAGTCCTTGTCATGAACGAAGACGGCTCAATGAATGCTAAAGCCGGCAAGTATCAGGGAATGGACCGCTTCGAATGCCGCAAGCAAATCGTCAAGGATCTTCAGGATGCTGGCGTATTGTTCAAGATTGAAGAACACATGCACTCAGTAGGTCACTCTGAGCGCAGCGGTGCTGTCGTAGAGCCATATCTATCGACTCAATGGTTCGTAAAAATGCAGCCGCTTGCTGATGAAGCAGTCGCTCTCCAGAGTAAAGAAGAGAAGGTCAACTTTGTCCCTGAGCGCTTTGAAAACACATACATGCGCTGGATGGAAAATATCCGCGACTGGTGTATTTCCCGTCAGCTATGGTGGGGCCACCGCATCCCTGCCTGGTACCATAAAGAAACAGGCGAGGTTTACGTTGACCACGAACCGCCGGCAGATCCCGAGAACTGGGAACAGGATAATGACGTTCTTGATACATGGTTCAGCTCAGCGCTATGGCCATTCTCGACAATGGGCTGGCCGAATGAAGAAGCAGCTGATTACAAGCGCTATTACCCGACAGCAGCACTAGTAACAGGCTATGATATTATCTTCTTCTGGGTTTCAAGGATGATCTTCCAGGGATTAGAGTTCACGGACCAGAGACCATTCAAGGATGTATTGATTCACGGACTCGTTCGTGCAGAAGATGGCCGGAAGATGAGTAAGTCACTTGGAAATGGTGTTGATCCGATGGATGTCATCGACCAGTACGGAGCAGACTCACTTCGCTACTTCCTGACAACAGGAAGCTCACCGGGGCAAGACCTTCGTTACAGCACCGAAAAGGTTGAGGCAACATGGAACTTCGCGAATAAAATCTGGAACGCATCCCGATTTGCGTTAATGAATATGAATGGCCTGAAATATGAAGAAATCGATTTGAGCGGCGAGAAGTCAGTTGCTGATAAGTGGATTTTGACAAGGCTCAATGAAACGATCGAGACTGTTACAAGACTTTCAGACCGTTATGAGTTTGGTGAGGTTGGCCGAGCGCTTTACAACTTCATCTGGGATGACTTCTGTGACTGGTATATCGAGATGGCAAAGCTACCGCTATACGGCGAAGATGTAGCAGCCAAGAAGACGACAAGATCCATCCTTGCATACGTTCTAGACAACACGATGCGCCTGCTGCATCCTTTCATGCCATTCATTACCGAAGAAATCTGGCAGAACCTGCCTCATCAAGGGGAGTCCATCACGGTTGCAAGCTGGCCGAAGGTTGACACTAATTTAACTGATAAAGAAGCGGCAGATGATATGAAGCTTCTTGTTGAAGTCATCCGTGCTGTGAGGAATATTCGCTCTGAGGTGAACACACCACTAAGCAAGAAGGTAGATATGTTCCTGAAGGCGAAGGATGAAAAGACATTGAGCATGCTTGAGAGTAACCGCGGCTATATCGTCCGTTTCTGTAATCCAGAGAACCTGGAAATCGGGCTAGAAGTCAATGCTCCTGAAAAAGCGATGACAGCAGTTGCTACAGGACTTGAAATCATCATGCCCCTTGAAGGCCTGATCAACATTGATGAAGAAATCGCCCGCCTTCAAAAAGAAAAAGAGAAGCTGGATAAAGAAGTAGAACGCGTCCAGAAGAAGCTGGCTAACGAAGGCTTCGTCAAGAAAGCTCCTGAAAAAGTCATCGACGAAGAACGCGCTAAGGAAAAAGACTATCTGGAAAAACGTGCAGCGGTCGAAGCGCGCATCAATGAATTAAGAAACTAA
- the spoVID gene encoding stage VI sporulation protein D — protein MSQGNQSCLRFSLEESVWFQRGQEVAELVSISLDPNITIQENEQYVSIRGSLELTGEYTCREQQQEVDDQIAALKYVHSVMEREEGVYEFLHRFPVDITIPKNRIESIYDIDIQVEGFDYEFPETDRLKLNADLAITGLYGEQQHEAEEDGDSEEAQELEVSYREATAEGDVEIETEAVAENHSLKEREEHDFPEAPAYSFVQQNETLNHQEEDSYEEELYAPFRAEAKKTAAAENASEPEQQAQREPELEYALSDFRGEQEPVMEVEVEEEEVDVELEAPQEPVSESMPAEVEEAPESSSSPVMKKKKPNMKQGISIAEFLARKEEETEVAKIRVCIVQQGDSLQSISERYDVPVQQLLRVNHLSIDHEVHEGQVLYVPGVAVHNS, from the coding sequence TTGTCTCAGGGGAATCAATCGTGCCTGCGATTTTCATTAGAAGAGTCTGTGTGGTTTCAAAGAGGACAGGAAGTCGCGGAGCTTGTCTCGATTTCACTCGATCCGAATATAACCATCCAGGAAAATGAACAATACGTATCCATTCGCGGATCACTGGAGTTGACTGGGGAATATACATGCCGTGAACAGCAGCAAGAGGTGGATGATCAGATTGCAGCTCTTAAGTATGTGCATTCTGTGATGGAGAGGGAAGAAGGAGTCTATGAGTTCCTTCATCGTTTCCCGGTGGATATCACAATTCCTAAAAACCGGATTGAGAGCATTTATGACATTGATATTCAAGTAGAAGGATTTGATTATGAGTTTCCAGAAACAGACCGATTGAAGCTGAATGCTGACCTAGCCATCACGGGCCTGTATGGGGAACAGCAGCATGAAGCCGAAGAGGATGGTGATAGTGAAGAGGCACAGGAACTGGAAGTCAGCTACAGGGAGGCTACTGCAGAAGGTGATGTTGAAATTGAAACAGAAGCAGTTGCAGAAAATCATAGCCTCAAAGAGAGAGAGGAACATGACTTCCCGGAAGCTCCAGCCTATTCATTTGTCCAGCAAAATGAGACTTTGAATCATCAAGAAGAAGATTCCTATGAAGAAGAACTTTATGCCCCGTTCAGGGCTGAGGCTAAGAAAACGGCTGCAGCAGAGAACGCCTCGGAACCTGAACAGCAGGCTCAGCGGGAACCAGAGCTGGAATATGCTCTAAGCGATTTCAGAGGTGAGCAGGAGCCTGTAATGGAGGTCGAGGTTGAGGAAGAGGAAGTGGACGTCGAACTGGAGGCACCACAAGAGCCAGTCTCAGAAAGCATGCCTGCCGAAGTGGAAGAGGCTCCGGAAAGCTCATCCTCTCCAGTTATGAAAAAGAAGAAGCCGAATATGAAACAAGGCATTTCCATCGCCGAATTCCTAGCGCGTAAGGAAGAAGAAACAGAAGTTGCTAAAATAAGAGTTTGCATCGTCCAGCAAGGCGATTCGCTACAATCGATCTCAGAACGCTATGATGTCCCAGTCCAGCAGCTTCTGCGTGTGAATCATCTGAGTATCGACCATGAAGTTCATGAAGGCCAGGTATTATATGTTCCAGGTGTAGCGGTTCATAATAGCTAA